AAATTTAGATGAAGTTTTTACATTCTTTAAAAAAATTGAAAATGAGCGCAAAAAGCTACCCTTCATGATTGACGGTATAGTTGTGCAAGTTGACCAAAACGATCTCAAAGAAAAGATGGGGGTTGCCGGTAAGGCTAAGCGCGGTATGATTGCTTTAAAATTTCCGGCTGAACAAGTCACTACTGTTGTGCAAAATGTTATTTTTAGTTTAGGCCGCACCGGCACCATCACACCGATAGCAGAATTGAAACCTGTCGTCATTGCCGGTACGCGGGTAAAGCACGCTAGTTTGCATAATTTTGATGAAATTGAACGTCTTGGGCTGCGCGTTGGCGATACAGTCATAATTGAGAAGGCGGGAGACATTATTCCTAAGGTGGTTCAAGTGTTGCCGAAACTTAGGACCGGAAAAGAGAAAAAAATTAGCCCGCCTAAAAAATGTCCAATTTGCGGCAGTCCAGTAGTAAAAAAACCAGGCGAAGTGGCTTGGCAATGTTCAAATCGCCAATGTTTTTCCATTGAGCGCGAAAAAGTTATTCATTTTGTATCTAAGTCGGCTTTTGACATTGATGGTTTAGGGCCAAAAATTGTTGAGCAGTTAATTGAAGAAGGTTTGGTAAAAGATCCAGCGGATATTTTTACCTTGCAAGAAGATGACCTAGCGCCACTTGAACGCTTTGCCGAAAAATCAGCCAAAAATCTAGTCAGCGCGATTGCCGCTAGAAAAAAAATAAGCCTCGCGCGATTTTTAGTCGCTTTGGGCATTCGCCATGTCGGTGAAGAAACAGCGAACGATTTAGCGACACATTTTACCAATTTGGAAAAATTACAAGCGGCTAGTGGTGAAGAGCTAGAAGCGCAAGAAGACATTGGCCCAATTGTGGCGCAAAGTATTAGTAGTTGGTTTCGTGATACGCGTAATATTGCATTACTAAAAAAATTAAAACACGCTGGCGTAACCGTTGAAGCCGTCAGCCGAAAAGTACATGAGACAGCGCTGACCGGCAAGACAGTGGTTTTAACCGGTAGCTTGGATTCAATTACTCGCGACGAAGCTAAACAAATGGTTCGTGCAGCCGGTGGTACTGCCGCCGGCTCGGTTTCCGCTAAAACTGATTTAGTTGTAGCCGGCGAAAATCCTGGCTCCAAGTATGATAAAGCTAAAAGGCTTGGCGTTAAAATTATTGATGAAAAAGAATTTATAAAACTTACCAAGTAAAAATGAAAGTCATAGATTTAACGCACGTGTTTAATAATGAAATGCCTGTGTATCCCGGTGATCCTAAGCCTGAGGTCAGACAAATAGCATGGCTAGAGAAGCAAGGTTACAATGATTTCCGGTTAACCACCGGGATGCATGTTGGCACCCATATTGATGCTCCACTCCATATGATCGAAGGCGGAAAGCTTATTTCAGATTTTCCGGTAGAAAAATTAGTCGGACCTGGATATATAATTGATGCCCGCGGCCAATCGGTAATCGATGAATCATTTATCACCCCACCTTTAAAGCCGGGTGCCATTGTG
The Candidatus Buchananbacteria bacterium CG10_big_fil_rev_8_21_14_0_10_42_9 DNA segment above includes these coding regions:
- a CDS encoding NAD-dependent DNA ligase LigA codes for the protein NLDEVFTFFKKIENERKKLPFMIDGIVVQVDQNDLKEKMGVAGKAKRGMIALKFPAEQVTTVVQNVIFSLGRTGTITPIAELKPVVIAGTRVKHASLHNFDEIERLGLRVGDTVIIEKAGDIIPKVVQVLPKLRTGKEKKISPPKKCPICGSPVVKKPGEVAWQCSNRQCFSIEREKVIHFVSKSAFDIDGLGPKIVEQLIEEGLVKDPADIFTLQEDDLAPLERFAEKSAKNLVSAIAARKKISLARFLVALGIRHVGEETANDLATHFTNLEKLQAASGEELEAQEDIGPIVAQSISSWFRDTRNIALLKKLKHAGVTVEAVSRKVHETALTGKTVVLTGSLDSITRDEAKQMVRAAGGTAAGSVSAKTDLVVAGENPGSKYDKAKRLGVKIIDEKEFIKLTK